In Fragaria vesca subsp. vesca linkage group LG1, FraVesHawaii_1.0, whole genome shotgun sequence, the sequence CTCCAAATCAGTACGAACATAAACATACCCAGGTACTAAAGGAAAGGTAGAAATTCCCCAATCATTTTTGATCATGTGAATGTCTGAACAACATACTCTACAGTATAGGACTCTGAATCTCACATCATCTTATCTATGTTTTTCCTGCAACAAATTTGTAAATTAATTAGTTCAGGGTTTAGATTAACAATTATGAATAATATTCAGCAATAAAATTCTCCAGGTACCACTGCTAAACAATTGGAATGAGATTAAGCACATACCTTTGTAGAGCATCCAGCTAATACATCATCATAGAGCTAACTTCCCTATTGAACAGCTATACGAAAGTAAGCATCTATAGAAGACAATTAGCTTTCATCTATGGCTGTGAAGAGTATAGCTTATATATTGCATTCCTAAACATGTGATTCTAAAGAACCAAAAGAACTGAAATAAAATTGTCAATCTTATAACAAAGAGGTACTGAACTACCAAAGAAAATCAAAATACGATATAAACTAATGACTATACCATGTGTTTTTCCAGTGAATTGAAATAAAGAAGGAAACTATTACAAATACAGTGAAAGTCTATACCAGGTAGACAATAAGGTGAAGACAAATATATTTCTTGTTCTCTCCTGTCAATTGATGAACTTAAAATTTCATCTTAAAGCCATAACTATGTCGAGCAGAAAAAGTTCTTCTAGAAAATATCCAACTTGCCGGCACAATCCAAGGCTAGTAATTAGAAATTACACATGAATCACACTAATGATTATCACAAATAGAAACCCAAATCAGTTCCCATCTTGCACAGATAGCACTACACAAAAAAAGAAAGAAAAAAAGGAAACGTACAGAAACCAAAAAAACATGTCTCCAAATCCGAATCCAAGGCCAATTATTACCCTAAACCCTATATCTATACATACAGATGCATTTGCAAATGAAAATGCTAACACAACAAAGTTTTATGATGGGATGCATCATCATATATTTAGTATTAGAATTTGAAAGAAGCAAGATGGATCACAAATCAACTGGGTAAATGGATGTAAAGTATTGCCCAGATGAGATGAAAATCTGCATCATTGCAATGACACCTGCTAATTCCTCGTTATAACAAAAAACAAAAGTTATAAGCAGGTTTACCGCTCCTATATGAATTTCTAAAGATTCCAGTAACTGGTACTCTTAATCCAACCAACCCTTTGCCTGACCTCCAAAAAGTCTGGATGGCACTGGATACGGAACCTTGAATGATAAAAATTTAACCAAAAAGACTGCTTTGCCAAATCGAAAACTATATCAAAGTGGAAGAACTCCATTATAAAGAAATCACCAACCAAACCATCTTATAAACCAACAACCAAATCAAAAGCGATTTACTCCTTTTATGAATCGATACAAAACCACAACGATAATCAACCATACATTTACTTATAATTACAATAACCCAAATCAAAATCACAAAACAATTGAAGAAATTGGAGAACAAATCGATGACAACGGCAACGATAATCAATCATACATTTACCTATAAATACAATCACCCAAATCAAAATACACAAAACACAGGGAGAAAGATAGAAACTATATACAGAGCAACACCCAGAAAAGATTTAAACCCAGATCGAATAGCAAACCTTACCTATTCCAATCTGAGGGAAGCGAGGAGAGCGAGAGACGAAGAAGGAATAAGGACTGATTAAGGAGATAGAGAGAGTCGGTGGCTGAGTTCAATAGAAGAAATAAAAGGAAGAGAAAGACGCAGTAATGACGTGGCCACACAACAGCAGCCAAGAACATCAGGTAAGTGGTGGCAATAATGTAAATAAACGCAAAATAGGGGCAAAACTGTAAAAGTATGCGGTCCTTAGCTACAGTAACTCAACTTTAGTATATAGTAAATTTGACTTCAGCATGTACAATTATACATATTCTGCTGCCCTGATCTTCAGTCATCAAAAGGAATAGAGGACTGATGTCTATAAATAATTGATGCCTTTCACATTTTGAGCATCTCAGAGTTTTTTTAACAAGTTGCAGATAGCGGTTATCATCTTTTATCTAATATTGATAAATAACGATCCCACTGATCTCAATCAGTTCCCATCCATTAACCTTTTGGGGTCATAATTTCACTAGTACGTTCAAGAACAAGAAGAAGAACCAATTGAACACACTTGAAAAGTTGAAATATCATTCACTTATTCAACAATCAACATTGAGTAGTAAGTTTCAACAAGCGAAAACCAGGGAAGTTATACAATATCAAATAACAGATAAACAGAAGAAACACACGATAGATACCCCAACTCCTAACTCATTCTCGCCTTTGATGTGAGGGTAAGAGCTCGATCAACTAGTATACTATTGGATCTAGCTAGCTACAAACCCTCCACAAGGATAAAGCGATAGATGGTTATTCACTCTCAAATATTTAGCATAACAAATTTAGCAAATGCGCCTGCAAATTGTGCTCCCATCACCCAATGGAACTAGGGACATTTCGACGCCAGGGTCAGCAGAAACCATTTTGTTAAACTCAATTATGAATAGCCTTCGTTCCCTTAGAGGCTCTGGAACATCCTCTTCAGGCAAAGCAACTGTCCCTCCCCAGAGTGTATTATCATAGACAACAAATCCACCAACCTTGATCAGTTTCATTAGCCTTTTGTGGTAGTTCCAGTAGTTGTTCTTGTCTGCATCAACAAAAGCAAAGTCGAAGCTCCCTTCCTTCTCTGGCTGCAGCATGAAAACCAACTTCAAGCACTTCAAATTTACAAAAAGAAGAAGGAAAACATTGAAAAAATCCAATATGTATGCATATATGTCTTGTTCGTTTACGTTTTCTAAGAGTTTGTCCAAAATAGGCAGAGCTGGGGACTCAATGAAGTCAATTTTGTGTTCCACACCAGCTTTGGTGATGATCGGCAACCCTATTTCATATGCTTTTCGGTCGATGTCTATGGCTGTAATCTGCAATATTAATGCATCATATATATTATGGCAAATGTTTGATCATATTATAACATCCGAGAGAATAAACTTAATTTTTCGACATGTTTATACACAAACCTTGCCATCATCAGGAATCGTAAGAGCCGTGAGGAGAAGAGAGTATCCGGTAAAAACTCCAATTTCAATTGTGTTTTTGCTGTTCGCAAGTTTCAGGAGAATGGCTATCAGCTGACCTGCATCAGGTGCGGTACCTATGTAAGCCCTGCAGTGCAATATTATGCATGCTTATTAGATTTCAGCTAGCTGCACCATCATGACCTGAAAGCTAGATTTCAGCTAGCTTTCTGTGTATTAGGCCGGATGTAGAGCGGACGTCCGCACTCCGGCTTAAAGTGCGGACTTCGTCCGTTCTCTGCAGTCTCACGCCGGCGACGGCTTCTCTCCTTCCCGGACGACAACACAGGCTTCCAGGACGGCTTCTCTCCTTCCAGGACTGGCCGGCGACAAGTTTTCCGACCAACCTTATCAATCATGGTGTTTTCCGTCCAGAGCTTCAATCCGGAAAACTTGTCGCCGGCCAGTCCTGGAAGGAGAGAAACCGTCCTGGAAGCCTGTGCTGTCGTCCGGGAAGGAGAGAAGCTATCGCCGGCGTGAGACGGCAGAGAACGGACGAAGTCAGCCAGAGTGCAGATGTCCGCTCTCTATCCTTTCTGTGTGTATATATATATATATACAGGGCCCTTCCAATGAGGGATCTCTATTTTAAGCCATTTATAGGGATATGGCATTACACCAACTTCCCGATTATAATTTTACATCTCCACCGTTCATATCTTAGGTCTATATGAGTAGATCACCTCTACAAAATTTCATATGATTTGGTGATCGTTAAGACTTTCAAAAGTTCAATTTAGTTTTAATGACCTTCAACGGTTTTAGTTTGACATAAGCTGGNNNNNNNNNNNNNNNNNNNNNNNNNNNNNNNNNNNNNNNNNNNNNNNNNNNNNNNNNNNNNNNNNNNNNNNNNNNNNNNNNNNNNNNNNNNNNNNNNNNNNNNNNNNNNNNNNNNNNNNNNNNNNNNNNNNNNNNNNNNNNNNNNNNNNNNNNNNNNNNNNNNNNNNNNNNNNNNNNNNNNNNNNNNNNNNNNNNNNNNNNNNNNNNNNNNNNNNNNNNNNNNCCTCAATGGAAGGGGGCGTGTATATATATATATATATATATATATTTTAGAAAGAAATGGATACTTACATAGGGTGAGTTGCAGAAGCAATCCTTATTTCCTTGAGAGGATTTGGTTCTCTTGGGTACACTCCAGTCTTCATTACATACTATGCCACACCAATGACAAGTCCCATGTCCTTTTTAATACACAAATATATTCCAAATTAACTATAAACAGATGAATATATGCATGGACATGCTACTGTACCTCGTATAATTCCTCGGTCTGCAATAAAGGTTTATCGGTAAGCGGATGCCTCTTTCTGGTGTTTTCATTTGCTCTCACTGCACAAGAATTCTGCATAATCGAAAAGAAAACAAAGAATACGAAACACGTAAATGTTGTAATTGGATTTATAACAGTTTATAGCAAAAAAGTTGAGAAATAACATAGAAAACATGCAAGAAACGATGAAAAGAGGAACAAAAAAAAAAAAAAAAAAAAGAAGGAACACAGAACCTTTTGTGATTCCTCATCGTCTTGCAACAAGTCTGGATCAGGCAATTCCTTTTTGCTTCCTGCGGTGTGCTCCATTGACGTCGACCTATATAACAAGTAAATTAACAACCCAAAGTGAATCTTATATTTCAACTATAGACGAGGAAACTATTATATCTGTTGGAATGGCTAGCTTCATCCATCAGTGAACTTAAATTGTATTGACGAAATATGAAAGACACACCAGTGAGGCAGTGATCGATCTTTTTGTGAGTTTTAGACTCTGCTAGCTAGTCCACCACGTTTGGAATTGCTTTGGTGCATGTAGAGGGTGAATGCCCTAATCTATATATAGAAATATATGTCTGTAATTCTTTTACATATAATTACATGTCTAGGCTGTCATGATATATATGTGGTGGGCTATATTTGAAATTTTTTTTTTGTCCATTCTCCTACTATTTGAATTATTGGATAAAAATAAAATGTATTTTAATTAATTATTTATTCCAACAAAACAAATAGCTTTATTTGACCCAATACCATTTGGTCTAACGGCGAGGCATAGTCTTCTCTTAATAAGTGGGAGGTTATATATGTTCAGTCTTTATGGTTTTATTTTAATCTGAATGGTCCTTAAAGTCACGATTTTTCATCCAAATGGTTATTCCGTCAATTTTCTCAGTTAAATTGTTGATGTGGCCGTTAAAAATTACAATATCTTTTACAGAAAAAATTGACGGAAATACCATTTGGATGAAAACTCGTGACTTTAAGGATCATTAAGATTAAAACTATGTTGCACGCGGACACTCCACACCCCTGGAGTGTCGGACGACACGCCGACACGACAAAATACGTGTCCGAAAAAGTTAACTTTTTGGACACGTCTCGGACACATTGACCGGCCCCAACACAACATTGTGACACGCCACGTCAACGTTTCATACTTTTTTTTATAAAAAAAAGGACCTAAATTTTCTATTTATTTTATATTAGATCAATTATGGAATAATAAGTTTGGATGAATTATGGATAT encodes:
- the LOC101309377 gene encoding probable caffeoyl-CoA O-methyltransferase At4g26220-like isoform 2 → MEHTAGSKKELPDPDLLQDDEESQKNSCAVRANENTRKRHPLTDKPLLQTEELYEYVMKTGVYPREPNPLKEIRIASATHPMAYIGTAPDAGQLIAILLKLANSKNTIEIGVFTGYSLLLTALTIPDDGKITAIDIDRKAYEIGLPIITKAGVEHKIDFIESPALPILDKLLENPEKEGSFDFAFVDADKNNYWNYHKRLMKLIKVGGFVVYDNTLWGGTVALPEEDVPEPLRERRLFIIEFNKMVSADPGVEMSLVPLGDGSTICRRIC
- the LOC101309377 gene encoding probable caffeoyl-CoA O-methyltransferase At4g26220-like isoform 1, with amino-acid sequence MEHTAGSKKELPDPDLLQDDEESQKNSCAVRANENTRKRHPLTDKPLLQTEELYEYVMKTGVYPREPNPLKEIRIASATHPMAYIGTAPDAGQLIAILLKLANSKNTIEIGVFTGYSLLLTALTIPDDGKITAIDIDRKAYEIGLPIITKAGVEHKIDFIESPALPILDKLLENVNEQDIYAYILDFFNVFLLLFVNLKCLKLVFMLQPEKEGSFDFAFVDADKNNYWNYHKRLMKLIKVGGFVVYDNTLWGGTVALPEEDVPEPLRERRLFIIEFNKMVSADPGVEMSLVPLGDGSTICRRIC